GAGGGGCTGGGCGCGTGGATGGCCATCAACCTGGAGCCGCACGAGGGACGCTACCGCTGGCGCCTGGACTTCGACGTGATGGAGGAGATGCTGCGCGACTTCTTCCGCACCGACCTGTGGGAGACGGTGGCGCGCCCGCCGCAGGGGGTGGAGCTGCACTTCGTGAAGGCCAGCGAGTCCAACACGCTGGAAGAGTCCGCCGCGGCGCGCGTGGAGGCGGCGGGGGCGGCCACCGGGCGCGTCTTCCTCCACCGGCTGGAGGGCGGGCACTGGATCAACACCGACAACCCCGAGGGGGTGCTCGACCTCCTCGTAAGGAACCTGCCGTAGCCGTGTCGCTCATCATCCGCCGCGCCCACCCGGACGATGCGCCGCGCCTGGCCGTTCTGGCGCGCGCCCATGCCGCCGCGGTGACCTCGGAGTACGTGGCTTCGCATCCCGTATTCACCGCATCGGAGGGGACGCGGCTCGTAGGATTTTACGCGCTGGAGGACGAAGGGGAGCGGTGGACGCTGCGCCACCTCTGGGTCGCTGCGGAGTGGACGGGGCGGGGGCGCGGCCGGTGGATGTTCACGGACGCGGTGCGCCGCGTGCGCCGGGCCCGCGCCGCCGCGCTGCGCCTGGTGCCGGAGCGGGGGGCGGAGGCGTTCTTTCTGAAGATGGGCGTCGCCGCGGTGGAGGGCGGGCCGACGCTGGAGCTGGACCCCGCCACCTGGGAGGAGCCGCTCGCGGACAGCGTATCAGGCGCCGCCTTCGCCGAGTAGCACCAGCACCACGTCGCCCACGTTGGTGCCGGTGGGGCCGGTGACCACCAGCTCGCCGGTGGCGCGGAAGAAGGTGTGGCTGTCGTTGCGGTCGAGCGCGGCGCGCGCATCCTCGCCGCGCTCCCTTGCGCGCGCCACCGTCCCGGAGTCCACCATGGCGCCGGCGGCGGAGGTGGGCCCGTCCACTCCATCCGTGCCCAGCGTGGCGGCCACGGTCCCGTGTTCATCGGCGATCTCCAGCGCCAGCGCGAGGGCGAGCTCCTGGTTGCGCCCGCCTCGCCCCTTCCCGCGCACCGTCACCGTCGTCTCGCCGCCGAAAAGGAGCGCGAGCGGGCCGTCGTGCTCCCCGCGCCGCCGTCGTGCGAGCGCGGCGATGTCGCGGGCGGCGTCGCGGGCCTCTCCCGCCAGGTTGTCCGCCACGATCTCCGCGCGGTAGCCCATCGCCTCCGCCGCGCGCGCCGCTCCGGCGAGCGCATCGCCCACCGACGCCACCACATGCGCGGACGAGCGGCGGAACGCGGGGTCGCCGGGCTTCGGCGTCTCCGGCACCACACCGGCGGCGCCGGCCTGGAGGTGGGCCATGACGGCAGCGGGCGTCCTCACGCCGTACTTCCGCAGCACCGCCACCGCCTGCGCGAACGTGGTGGTGTCGGGCACGCCGGGCCCGGAGCCGATCACGTCCAGCGGCGAACCCACCACGTCCGAGATCGCGAGCGTCACCAGCCGCGCCGGTGCGGCCGCGCGCGCCAGCCCGCCCCCCGCGATGCGCGACAGGTGCTTGCGTACGGCGTTCATCTCGCCGATCTCGGCCCCGGCGCGCAGGAGGGCCGCCGTCACCTCGCGAACGTCCGTGAGCCCCACCGCGGCAGGCGGGCACGGCCAGAGCGCCGACGCCCCGCCGGAGAGCAAGCAGAGCACCAGGTCGCGCTCCCCCGCCGAGCGCGCCACCTCGAGCGCCGCCACCGCGCCGGCGAGGCCGTGCGTGTCCGGCACCGGGTGCGCGGCTTCCCACACCTCGATCCCCGGCAGCTCCACGCCCCCGCCGTGCGGCACCGTGACGCATCCCCCCGCCACGCGATCCCCGAGCACTTCCAGCGCCCCG
The Longimicrobium sp. DNA segment above includes these coding regions:
- a CDS encoding GNAT family N-acetyltransferase; amino-acid sequence: MSLIIRRAHPDDAPRLAVLARAHAAAVTSEYVASHPVFTASEGTRLVGFYALEDEGERWTLRHLWVAAEWTGRGRGRWMFTDAVRRVRRARAAALRLVPERGAEAFFLKMGVAAVEGGPTLELDPATWEEPLADSVSGAAFAE
- a CDS encoding DUF4147 domain-containing protein, whose translation is MPLRDDARRILDAAIDAVDPRAAVLRAVRREGGALAVGGQRVELGDVERVLIVGAGKAAAGMARGALEVLGDRVAGGCVTVPHGGGVELPGIEVWEAAHPVPDTHGLAGAVAALEVARSAGERDLVLCLLSGGASALWPCPPAAVGLTDVREVTAALLRAGAEIGEMNAVRKHLSRIAGGGLARAAAPARLVTLAISDVVGSPLDVIGSGPGVPDTTTFAQAVAVLRKYGVRTPAAVMAHLQAGAAGVVPETPKPGDPAFRRSSAHVVASVGDALAGAARAAEAMGYRAEIVADNLAGEARDAARDIAALARRRRGEHDGPLALLFGGETTVTVRGKGRGGRNQELALALALEIADEHGTVAATLGTDGVDGPTSAAGAMVDSGTVARARERGEDARAALDRNDSHTFFRATGELVVTGPTGTNVGDVVLVLLGEGGA